AGGTAACCAGGGCCTTGGAATCTACCTGGGAGATCTCCACTTCCTTGTTGGGAAGGGAAGCGACGATGTCAGAGAGGAGCTTGCCGGCTACCGCGATCTGTCCGGGTTCATCCACCATGCCGGCGATACGGACGCGGGTGGATACCTCGTAATCGAAGCCAGTGAACTCAAGACCATTGTCATCCGCGGTGATCAGCATCGCGCGGAGCACGGGCTGGGTGACCTTGGACGGCAGGCTGCGAGCAACCCACGCTACGGCGTTGGCAAGGTCATCTTTGGCAACGCGAAATGACACGGCTTCATCCATGGTGCGAAGAGCTCCTCTGGGGCAAGTAGGAAATTTGTTACTTACAAAAGACTGGCTTCCAACTTACCGCATCGGGCGGGGTGCGCCACAACGTGTAATTCCATCTCTGCCCGTTCGATCCGCGCCTGGCCGGAGGCAGGCCGGGCCGAACTCCACACACCCTCTTTCTTCTATACAGATCAGAGAAATAATTTAGTAGTAGTAATAAGCGCTGTGGGATCTGTGGGTAACCAGGTAAATGACAAGTTCAGGACATAGATCTGGGGTGTGCCAATTCTTGTGATCTTGCTGTGATCAATCGGGGCGAAATGTGGACAACTAACGGGATCACCGTTTTATCCACAGGTTTTGTCATTTGATCACCGATCTACACACAGCACTGATCACAGGGTGGTTCTCCCAGCATAGGGCCTGTGGAATTTAAAACTGTGAGTAAGATCTACGAATTACAAAGATGAAATTACACAAGTGTGAATAACGCTGTGGATAACTCTTTTCGCAGTTAAGAGAGTACTTTTCGCGAACCTTCTGGGTTCTTTGTGGAATTACAAGAGTGTGTAGGCGGCTGGCGGACGGTTGTGTTCCAGGTTTCGGTCTCTCGGCTAAGGATCTCGGATCTTGTAGGTTGGTTCCACCTTTAAGTAGCGCGAGCAGAATGCGGGAACTGACAAAGGGCAGACAAAAGCGCCCTCCTTTATATAAGGAAGGCGCTGCAGCAGTGGTGGAGAGATTTAGGCGCGACCGCGATTTTTAATGCGCTGGGTAAGTGCCTGGATCTCGTCGTAAGTATTGCGCTTTTCAGTCATCTCTTTGCGAATCTTGCGATCCGCATAAATGACGGTGGTGTGGTCCTTGCCGCCGAACTGTTCACCAATCTTGGGAAGGGATAGCTCGGTCAGTTCGCGGCACAGATACATAGCCAACTGGCGCGCATGCGCCACCGCACGCTTTTTGCCAGCACCGCGCAGAGTTTCTACATCAATATCGAAGAATTCTGCCGTGACCTCCATGATCGAGGTAGCGGTGATCTGCCGGTCAGCGGAATCTGGGGCCAAATCACGCAGCGCGATTTCCGCCATCTCTACGTTGATGGGCTCATTGACCAAGGAAGAATAGGCCGAAACGCGGATGAGTGCGCCCTCGAGCTCGCGAATAGATGACTCAAAACGAGAGGCAATGAGCTCAAGCACGGAGCGATCTACTTCGGTGCCGTCATTGGCCGCCTTCTTCATCAAAATCGCGATACGCGTTTCTAGATCTGGCGGCTGAATATCGGTGATAAGACCGCCTTCAAAGCGGGTGCGGAGGCGATCCTCCAGCGTAGTTAGCTGCTTCGGTGGGCGGTCCGAAGACAAAATGATCTGCTTATTGGCTTGGTGCAGCGCATTGAAAGTATGGAAGAACTCTTCCTGGGTGGATTCTTTGCCTTCCAAGAACTGGATGTCATCGACCATCAAAATGTCGAGATTGCGGTAGCGCCGCTTGAATGATTCCTGACGGTCATCGCGCAGGGAATTAATATAGTCATTCGTGAATTCTTCCGAAGACACATACTTCACGCGCAGACCCGGATGCAGTACCTGGGCGTAATTGCCGGCGGCATGCAAAAGGTGCGTTTTACCCAGACCAGAGCCACCCCAGATAAATAGTGGGTTGTACGCACGGGCGGGATTCTCGGCCACAGCCACGGCGGCACCATTGGCAAAACGATTCGAAGAACCGATCACGAAGCTATCGAAGGTGTGCTTTGGATTGAGGGAAGTTTCACGGTTGGGATCGTGCGCCGGGGCCTCGCGCGGGATGCGGGCAGAATTGGTGGCAGCACCAGAGAAATTTCCCGCGGATTCTGCCTGCTGTTGGTTATAGTGCTGGGCCAGCTCATCCAAGCTTGCAGGGGCGTGACTCGACTGCCAATTGTTCTGGGAAGGGGCCTGCTGTGCAGCGGCATCCGTTTGCTGCGGGCGCGGAATGTAGTTCTGGGTAGATTCCGTGTTCTGCGGCGGTTGCGCTTGCGGCGGTTGCTGTTGTTGAGGGGGAGTTGCCTGTTGTGCAGGGTCCGCAGCCGGTGGCTGTGGCTCTTGCGGAGTGGCAAGGGTAACCGCAAAGGAACACGGCCGGCCTAGGTGGCGGGTTAGTGCCTTGGCAATGTGCTCGCCCAACTCATTTTCGACCACATTTTTGGCATCTAGGTTCTCTGCGGCAACGAGGGTGTAGCCCTCAACCATCATGATGGGACGAACCAGTTGGAGGTAAAGGCGCTGCGAGTGCGAAAAACTGGGGACCTCGGAATTGGGTTGCTCGGATTGTGCGAGCAGGTCATCAACGACCGCGCGCCAAACGGCATGCAGGTTCGCTTGTGGGTCAGTCACAACAGGCTACCTTTGTGGAATTTAGTCGGGGACGGGTGGACATTGAATAACAATTTTCACCGCGGATTCCACTGTGGTTTTCACATCGGTTTTTATCGAGTCACCTCGATCTCCACAGAGTTATCCACAGGTGTGGATGAAATAGTTATTCACAGCTTAGTTCATGACTGTGGATAACTCTTCATTGGCCAGTTTATGGCCCTACGCTGCGGAAACTGCAAAAGTCTCAAGCGTTGATTTAGAGTTATCCACATGACCGGTTGGGCTGTGGAATTTGATTCTTCTGTTCTACCGCCGAAACGGCGGGTGTGTCTAGCGAGAAAAATTCACCACCCGGGTGTGGGTTGGGGTGGGTCTTACTGTGCGACGGATTAGGTGCAGTAAGAGCACAGAATCTGGCCCTCTAGCTGCAGGAAAAAACATTTATGTAATTTCGGGTGTACCCGGGTGTCGATTTGTTCCCAGCGGCAGAAATCACGTAATCTGACATGGTCTATTGCAACAAAGAGTTGCGCGTGAAAGTGACTGCGTCACCTCGCACCGGCTGGGCCCGTCGGCTCGCCGTGCACCGGAGAGACTGTGATGCGTCAGGTTCATGGAATCTATTCATCAGTGGGCGTGCCGCTGCATCGCGGTGGTGTGCCTACGCACAACTTCAAGGAGAATTAACGTGGCAAAGGGTAAGCGCACGTTCCAGCCGAACAACCGTCGTCGTGCTCGTAAGCACGGCTTCCGCACCCGCATGAGCACCCGTGCAGGTCGCGCCATTGTTGCAGCTCGTCGCAAGAAGGGCCGCGCAAAGCTGACTGCATAAGTTATGCTTCCAGCCCAGCACAAGCTCACGTCGCCGACGCAATTTCGGCGCACGATGAAGGGCAGTCGCCGGGCGGGCACTCGTACGGTCGTCGTGCACGCGCGCGACAACGCAGGTACGGACAAGGCAGCCGATATCGCCGCCACCGGGCCGCGATTTGGGCTGATTGTTTCTAAAGCCGTCGGGAATGCAGTGGTTCGCCACCGCACCTCCCGGCGGCTTCGCCATGTGTGCATGACATTCATTCCCAAGCTGCCCGCCAGCGTGGACGTAGTCATCCGTGCCTTGCCCGCCAGCGCCACTGCTAGCAGTGAGCAATTAGAAAAAGATCTTGCCAAAGCACTGCGCAAGCAATGGGATATCTAAATTCCCGCGGGGAGGAAATTCCCCCAGCCAGAGGATTGGCCAAACCAATGGTCAAAGTGGTTCGTTTCTACCAAAAACACGTCTCTGGCCTTAAGATGGTATCGACCTGTCGGTTCGAGCCGACATGCAGTGCTTATGCCCTAGAGGCGCTTTCTCAACACGGCGCAATCAAGGGTACGGCGATGGCAATAGCCAGGGTCTGCAAATGCGGCCCCTGGCATCCGGGCGGATTCGATCCGGTCCCGGGTACCAACAACAATTGAGGATTAAACACTCGTGCTTAATATCATTTACTGGCCAATTTCGGCCGTTTTGTGGTTCTGGCACTGGCTGCTGTCCCTCGTAATGGACCCCGCCTGGGGCATTACCTGGATTCTGGCCATTGTGCTGCTGACCTGGACGCTTAAGGCACTCATGGTCAAGCCGACCATTAGCCAGATTCGTTCCTCGCGCAAGATGCAGGAAATCCAGCCTAAGGTGCAGGAAATCCGCGCGAAGTACGGCAATGACCAAACCAAGGCCGCGCAGGAAATGCAGAAGGTCTACAAGGAGTCCGGCGTTCGTCCGATGGCCGGCTGCCTGCCGGTCTTCGTGCAGATTCCAATGTTCGTTGGTTTGTTCCACGTGCTGCGCTCCTTCGACCGCACCGTTGCGGTAGCCGGTGGCATCGGCCACCCCAGTGGCGACCCAATGTCCATTGAGGATAACGCCAATACCGCGAACTACATCTTCAAGCCGGACCTAGTCCAGCAGTTCTTGGATGCCAAGATCTTTGATGTTCCGCTGGTGACCAACCTGCGCTTGAACTCGCCGATTGTGGAGGGCGTAACCACCACCCAGGCAGCCGTCATCATCGTTCCGATGATCGCCATCATTGCGGTTATGACACACTTCAACGCCCGCATGAGCCTGAACCGCCAGGAAAAGCGCCGTGCTGCTGGCAAGACCCAAGCACCGCAGGGTCAAAATGCGGAAATGATGCAGCAGCAAATGGCCATGATGTCCAAGATGATGCTGTGGGTCATGCCGGCCATGCTGGTCTTCTCCGGCTCCATCTGGCCGATTGGCTTGCTGTTCTACATGATGGCCAATACGGTCTGGACCTTCTTCCAAACCCGCATCGTCTATGCCAAGATGGACCGCGAGGAAGAAGAAGAGGAAGCCGCTAAGGTAGAGGCCAAGCGCACTTCCGCGCCTAAGCCGGGTGCCCGCAAGAAGGACAACCGCACCAAGAAACAGCGCAAAAACAAATAAACACGGAGGAGAACCCCATCGTGTCCGAGATGGACCCGTCAGTAGTATTCGGCTCCCGCTTGCCCCTCGCGCAGGCTTACCATGATTCGCTCGCTACAGACGGGTCCACTCGTGGTTTTATAGGCCCCCGCGAGGTGCCACGCTTGTGGGACAGGCACATTATTAACTGCGCCGTCGTCAAGCAGGCAATCCCGGAGGGTGCCACGGTTATCGACGTCGGCTCGGGTGCCGGGCTGCCCGGCATTCCCCTGGCCATTGCGCGCCCAGACCTGCAAATCACCCTGATCGAGCCGCTGCTCAAGCGCTATAACTACCTCAACGAGGTGGTAGAAGAGCTGGGCCTAGACAACGTGACGGTCCTGCGTGGCCGTGCCGAAGAGGGACCGATTAAAAAGGCCGTGGCGGGAGCAGACGTGGTCACCTCCCGCGCCGTCGCGCCCCTGGGCAAGCTGGCGAAGTGGTCGCTGCCGCTCGTGCGCAAGGGTGGCGAGATGATCGCGCTGAAGGGTTCTTCGGTACACGAGGAACTGGAACGCGATGCCGCCGACATTAAGAAGGCCGGCGGTGGAAAGGCCGAGGTCAGCACCATCGAGGGAACCACGATCATTCGTGTCCCGCGCGTGAACTAAAGTAGACGGCATGACTAATCCGCGCCTTATCACCATTGCTAACCAGAAAGGCGGCGTAGGCAAAACCACCTCCGCCGCCAACTTGGCCGCAGCGCTAGCCACAGAGGGCAAAAAAGTGCTGGTGATCGATCTTGACCCGCAGGGAAACGCCTCCACGGCCATGGGCGCGGAACATAATTCCGGCACCGATTCCAGCTATGAGGTGCTCCTAGGAGACTGCACCGCCGAGAAGGCCATGCAGCCCTCCTCGCACAACGAGAACCTCTTCTGCATCCCCGCCACCATTGATCTGGCTGGCGCAGAGATTGAAATGGTCTCCTTGGTACGCCGTGAATTTCGGCTGTACGACGCCCTACATAATGGCTTCCTTGAAGAGCACGGCTTCGAATATGTCTTCATTGATTGCCCGCCATCGCTGGGCTTGCTCACCATCAACGCCATGACGTGCGCTGAAGAGGTCATCATCCCGATTCAATGCGAATACTACGCCCTGGAGGGCGTGGGCCAGCTGCTGGGCAATATCTCCATGATTCGCGAGCACCTCAACGAGGATCTGCATATTTCCGCCGTGCTGCTGACCATGTATGACGCCCGCACGCGCTTGGCCGAGGACGTGGCAGATAACGTCCGCGAACAGTTCGGAGCCGTGGTGCTGGCCAATGTTATCCCGCGCTCCGTGCGCGTTTCCGAGGCACCGGGGTACGGTACTACGGTTATTGATTACGCTCCCTCGTCCACCGGGGCCCGCGCGTACCTTGCGGCGGCGCGTGAGCTTAACCGGCGTGGCGATTACCGCCCGCACCCGACCACTGGGGCGATTGGCGTGAGCCCAGAGATTTACGCGGAATTGGAAGGATAGGAACTCATGGCAGAACAGAAGCAAGGCGGCCTTGGCAAAGGCCTAGCCGCACTCATCCCGTCCGGTCCTGATGCCCCTACCCGCAAGCCGCGCCTGGGAGATTCCGCCGCGGATATTATCTTGGGTAATTCCACCCCGCAGCCGGGCCGGAAGGGCGGCGAAGGCAAGCGCGTAAAGGGCGCTCCCACCATTCAGCAGGGTTCTGGCTCTAAGCCCTCTAAGAAGCGCCAGGCCACCCCGGGTCCTATCGGTGCGACCTACCGTGAGATTTCCATTGGGGATATTATCCCTAACCCGAAGCAGCCGCGCACGGTCTTCGACGAGGATGAACTCGGCGAGCTCGTCCACTCGATCCGCGAGTTTGGCCTGCTACAGCCCGTGGTCGTTCGTCCTTCTGAGGAAGGTGGCTTCGAGCTCATCATGGGTGAGCGCCGTTGGCGCGCTTCCTCCAAGGCGGGCCTGGCCACGATTCCGGCCATCGTGCGCGATACCAAGGATGACAACTTGCTGCGCGATGCCCTGCTGGAGAATATCCACCGCGTACAGCTCAACCCTTTGGAAGAGGCGCACGCCTACCAGCAGCTGCTGGAAGAATTCGGTGTTACCCAGAACGAGCTGGCGGACCGCATTGGCCGTTCGCGCCCACAGGTGACCAATATGTTGCGCCTGCTCAAGCTGCCGGTAGAGGTACAAAAGCGCGTAGCTGCTGGTACCTTATCTGCCGGCCACGCGCGTGCCCTATTGTCCTTGGATGACACCGAGGCCATGGAATACATTGCCAACCGCATCATCGCGGAGGGCCTGTCCGTACGCGCGACCGAGGAGGCAGTCACCCTCTACAAGCGCGATGGTAAGCCGGCCGAATCCAAGAAGAAGCAGCCGGCACCGCAGCCGCAGTACTTTACCGATTCCGCTGAGCGCCTGTCTGATCGTTTCGATACCAAGGTCACCGTGACCATGGGCAAGCGCAAGGGCAAGATGGTCGTGGAATTCGGCGACCAAGAAGATTTCGAGCGCATCATGGCGCTCATTGAGGGCCAGCACTAAACCGGGGCGATGATCCTCGAGCCGGTACGCGAAGGCACGCGCATTCACCGCCAGGCCGCGCGCAGCACCTTTTGGGAGCTGGAGGCCTCCGTGGTCGATCCCGCCTTTGAAAAGGAAGCGTGGCTGGCTACTACCCTGCTCTCCTTTGGTCAGTGCGGCTTTACCGTGGGCGAGGACGCCACCATTCTCTTTTGCTCCCGCGAGGATGCTGCCGGCGCCGCCAAGCTTCCCACCGCCCCCATTTCAAACGATGCGGAGATCATTACCTCGCTCTTCGTTAAGGCACATTTAATGGGGCGTGGCATTGAAGCAGTGCTTGTCGACGCCGCCATTATGCACCTCACTAACCGCGGCAGCGCCGCCGTGGAGGCCTTTGGCTATTACGGCGATCCTGCGGCAGCAGCGGATTTCTTGGGCCACAAACCGGCCTATATCGGGCTGATGTCTTATGAAACTTTGCGCTCCGCCGGCTTTGAGGTAGCCGCAGATCACCCAGTACTCCCCCGCTTGCGGCTCGAGCTGCCGCCCCAGCACGATATGCTCAGTGCGGCAGCCGCAGAAGACCTCCTGGCCCGCGCCTTGGCCTAGATTCGAGGCCTAGGACTGTTCGGCCTGGAGCAGCTCGGAGAACTTATAGGTGCCGGTTACAGCGGTGTCCTGCTCCATGAGGTACATGCGCTTTACGGCAATCACAATCGCCTCCGCAATGTCATCGCGACAGGACGGGCTGGTGAGGATCTTTAAGTCCTCTGGGTTGGTCAGGTAGCCCAGTACGATCTGGATGACCGGCATCTGGGTCAAGCGCAGCAGGTCCCAGGTGCGGCCGTGGTTGCCGCAGTCCAGCAGCTCAGTGCGCGCGACGATCTCGCGCTGGATGAAACCGGAAAGGGTCTCACCAATGAGTGAGGAGTTGCCGGATTCGGAACCGAAGTAGAAGGTGGCAACACCATTGGCCTTCTCATTGGGGTAAGAATCGCAGGCTAGGGAAATGACCATGTCCGCATCGAAGGCATTGGCCAGCTCGGCGCGGGACTTGACGTCCGCATCGGAGGTCCGAGGACGGGAAATGATGGTTTCCATGCCTGCGGCAATCATGCGCCCCTCGATGCGCTGGGTGAGGTCCCACAGGATTTCCTGCTCGGAAATATCACCGAAGCGACCCTTGACCAGCTGGCCGGCGTCGCCGCCGCTCAAGGCGGGATCGATGACAACGCGCTTGCCCGCCAGCTTTGGGCCGGCGTTGCGGACGCGCTCACGCTCTTGAATATTGTGCGCGGAGCCACCGGTGATGCGGCGGCCGAGCAGTCCAAGGGCGCGGATGGTGGCGGGGCCGCACACACCATCTTCTTGCAGGCCGCAGTTGTGCTGATATTCCTTCAGGGCCGCGTGGGTATTAGTACCGAAGTGGCCGTCCACGCGCTGCTGGTAGAAGCCGAGCTCCTGCAGTTGTTGCTGGAGCTGCGAGATATCGTCACCCACCAGCTCATTCGCGGGCTCGTAGCTAAGTACGCGGCTGCCGAGCGTGTACGAGGCTTGGCGCAGTTCGCGCAGGGTGAGATCGTCGATCTCGCCCGTGGGCACGATACCGCGGGATTGCTGGAAGGCCTTGAGGACCTCAGACAAATTGGCATCAAAGCTCTTGTCGCTCTCGGAGTACTTCTGCTTCTTCCACGCAGAAAGTTCCCCCTTGAAATCTGACAAGAGGCCGAGACGGGCCAAGGTAGCGCGAGCCTCAGCTACACGCACGCTTGTATCGCCGACTCGAAGAACGCGATTCACGCCTTATACCCCTTTCACAGCCCGCTTTAGTTAGGGCCGCATTCCAGAATTTCTACACGCTTAATCTAATAGGAATTAGATTAACAGTTAAAGCTGCTTTTTCACTTGCGCCACGATGTCATCTTTAGAACGCAGACCCACAAATTCGTCTACCTTCTCGCCGTGGTTGAAAATCAGCACATTGGGGATGGACATGATCTGGAACATGGCGCCTAGGTTGCGCTCTTCATCGACGTTGACCTTGGCGACGGTGACTTGGCCGTCCAACTCCTCCGCTACCTCTTCCAGGATGGGGGAAAGCTTCTTGCACGGGCCACACCACTCGGCCCAGAAATCGACGACGACGGGCTTATCGGACTCGATGACGTCCTTACGGAACGTATCGGTGGTTACTTTCTTGACGTTGCTCATACTGAATTAACGGTTTTCTGCGAGGAAATGTTCCGCATCAATTGCCGCACGGCAACCGGAGCCGGCCGCGGTAATTGCCTGCTGGTAGTGGTCATCCACCAAGTCACCGCAGGCGAAAACGCCTGGCAGGGAGGTCTTGGTGGTGGGTTGTTTAACTACAACATAGCCGTTGTCATTGAGCTTGACCTGATCATTGAGGAAGGAAGAGCGCGGATCGTGGCCAATTGCTACGAACATGGCAGTGACGTCCAAGGTGGAAGTCTCGCCGTTGGTGACGTCCTTGAGTTTGAGTCCGCCGACCTTGCCATCGGCTTCAATAACTTCTTCGACGACCTTATTGGTCTCCCACTTGATCTTTTCGTTGGCCTGGGCGCGCTCCAGCATGATCTTGGAGGCGCGGAAGTTCTCGGAGCGGTTCACAATGGTGACAGAGTCCGCGAACTTGGTGAGGAAGGTAGCCTCCTCCATAGCGGAGTCGCCGCCGCCGATAACGGCAATATTGTGGCCCTTGAAGAAGAAGCCATCGCACGTAGCGCAGGTGGATACGCCACGGCCGGAGAGTTCTTCCTCACCGGGAACGCCGAGGTGGCGCGGGGCGGCACCGGTGGCGAGGATAACGGTGCGGGCCTCAAAGAGCTCGTCACCCACGTGCAGCTTTTTAATATCGCCTTCCAGCTCAACGGAGTCAACGACCTCCATGCGGAGATCCGCACCGAAGCGGATGGCCTGGGCGCGCATTTCTTCCATGAGTTCTGGGCCCATGATGCCCTTTTGGAAGCCGGGGTAGTTTTCTACCTCGGTGGTATTCATAAGCTCGCCGCCGTACTCGAAGCCCTCGAAGACAATCGGGTTGAGCTCGGCGCGTGCCGCGTACAGCGCGGCGGTGTAACCGGCAGGGCCGGAACCTACGATGGCAACATCGTGGACGGTCATTGCTAACTCCCTAAAATCAGAGTGTGGTTTCGCGTAACGCCCTGAGTCTACCCGCCACGCTGACAAACGTCGGTATTAGCAAACTCACCCCATGGCGGCGCGTAGGACTTCCCTCGCTCGGGCGCGGCGGGATTTAATGGTGCCGGGTTTTACCCCTTGGGCGGTGGCGACTTCACCGACGCGGAATCCGGCGACGTCGGTAAGCACCAGCGCTTCGCGTTGATCCTCGCGCAGCAGCTGCATGGCCTCGCGCACCGCCAGCTGCTCCGCTAGGTTTTCGGAAGGATTATGCGCGAGTAGCGGATTGCGATCGTCGTCGAAGTCCTCCGCATCTAATGAAGCATTTTCCCTGTTAGAACGGTGGTTCAAGTAGTCATAGCCAGAGTTTTTCACCAGCCGGTGCAGCCAGGTCGATAGTGCGGATTCGCGGCGATAAGAGTGCAGGTTGCAGCTGGCGCGCAGGAAGGCTTCTTGGACCACATCTTGGGCATCGTGATCGTTTCTGGTGTAGCGCCGTGCCACGGTGGTCAGCCGCGTGCGGTGGCGTTCCACGATGGTGGAAAAGGCCTTATTATCCCCTTCAATGAAAGCATCAACTAGTTCTTCGTCACTGCGGTCATGACTCAGCGTCATATGTAGATTCCCCCCGGATCAACAACTGTTATGCACAGTGTGACCCGAGGGGAAGCAGAGCGCGAGCGCTGGGCAGTACAGTCTATTGACCAGCCCGTACGCGCAGGGTGCGCCGCAGGTTATCGCGGCATTCCAACAGGATGCGGCGCAGCGCTCCTGGCAGCTCCCGGTGCAGTAGGCGCGTGGTGGCGGCATCGGCCATCGGCAATTCTGGGTAGAAGCCACGGATGAGGCGGTTAGCAATCTCAATCGGGTGCGCGGCCCAGATGTCTTCCACGCGGGAGAAGAACTCCTCCGCAAAGGCCTCCTGCAGGCTAGCTGAGCGCGGGGCATTGAAACCGGCGACCAGTGCGTCCACCTCGGCATTGGAATATGCGCCGGGCGTGAGCGCCTTATCGAACGCGGAGCGCTTGGTCTCCGGCGTGGGGAAGGCGTGGCTGGCGCCGAGGAATTCGGTAGCGCCGGTTAGCGTATTATCGCGCTGCTTTTCCTCTTCGAGCTCGGTCAAAGTTACGGCGTCGCGGGCGGCGAGGGCGCGCAGGATCGACCAGCGGATTTCAGGGTCCAAGCGAAGGCCGGCAATGTCACCGTCGAGCAGGGCCTTAAGGCGTTCGGTGCCGGATTCCTCCGGCGTTGCGGCGAGGGCGCGGATGGCGGCGCGAGCGAGCACAAGCTGCGCGTCCGAGGTTGGCTCGGCCTCGTCTAGGTGGCCCCAGATTGCCTCGGCATAGTCGGTGCGGACCTGCTCGCGGTCGGCGTCTGCAACATAATGCGCAATGGCAAAGTTGGCATTGGCGCAGGCAGCAGCCAGCAGCGTGGTATTGGTCTCGTAGGCTTCGTGCTTGACGACGACCCCCAGATAGTCAATCGCCGACATTTCCCCATCGCGGGTGAGGTTCCACAGGGCGGTCCAGATCACCGCGCGGGTCAACTCATCCTCAATCTCGGTCAAGCGCTCGCCCGCTGTGTCTAGGGAGGTCTCGTCGAAGCGGATCTTGGCGTAGGTATGGTCGGCGTCGTTAAGCAGCAGCAATGCCGGGGCCGGAAGGCCGGCCGCCTCATCGATGATGGTACGGGTGGTGCCATCACCGGCCGGGAGATCGATGTCGATCTCGCGGTACTTGTGCAGGGACGCATCAAAGAGCGAAGCGCTCAGGCGGTGCGGCCGGGTGACGTCCTCGGCGTCTGCAATGATGGCCAGCTCTGCAATCTTCTCGCCTTCGGTGTGCAACTCCGGAGTGAGGGTATCCGGGCCCCAGGTGCGCAGCCAGGCCTGCGACCAGGCATCAAGATCGCGGTTCGTGTGCTTTTTTAGCGCTTTCAGGAGGTCATCAAAGGTGGCGGCGGCAAAGGCGTGCTCCTGGAAGTAGTCGCGCGCACCGGCGTAGAAATTATCGCGGCCAACGTAGTGCACCAGCTGCTTGAGCACCGCCGCTCCCTTGGCATAGGTGATGCCATCGAAGTTCTGGCGTGCGGCATCCACGTCCGGGATCTCCGCCTTGATGGGGTGCGTGGTAGGCAGCTGATCCTGCAGGTAGGCCCAGTTCTTGCGAGCTCCGGCAAAATTGGCCCAGGCCTCGGTGTACTCGGTGCCGTGGACGGAAGAATCCGCGCCCATGAACTCCGCGAAAGACTCTTTGAGCCAGAGGTCATCCCACCACTGTGGCGTAACCAGATCGCCGAACCACATATGGGACATCTCGTGCAGGATGGTATTCGCGCGGCCGGCATGCTGCGCGCGGGTGGCGCGGGAGCGGAAAATGTAGTTCTCCGTAAACGTCACCAGGCCTGGGTTTTCCATGGCACCCAGGTTGTATTCGGGTACAAAGATGGAATCGTACTTGCCCCACGGATAGGGATAGCCAAAGTTCTGGTGGAAAAAGTCCATGCCTTGGGCAGTAAGCTCCAGGATTTCCTCGTCCAGGTGCTCAAACATGGATGCGCGCGCAAAGGCACGCAGCTTCGCCGAGTGGCTGCCATCCGGGGCGGTCCAGGTGCGCTCTTGGTACTGGTAGGGGCCGGCGGCGAAAGAAGTCAGGTACGTCGACAGCGGCGGGGTCGGAGCAAAAGTAACGGTGGCGAGCTCCCCCTCTTCGCTGCGTTCGACTTCCGGTTGGTTGGAAAGGATCTGCCACTCTTTCGGTGCGGTCATGCGCACGTGGAAGACGGCCTTGAGATCCGGCTGCTCCAGGCAGGGGAAGATGCGGCGGGCGTCGGAAGGCTCGAGGTGTGAATACAGGTAGGTCGCGTCATCGGCCTGATCGTGCATCCGATGCAGCCCCTGGCCAGTGCGCGAATAGCGCGAGTGGCTGGTGACCTCGATAGCGAGCTCCTCCCCTACCGGCAGGCCGTGCAGCCGGATGATGCTGCCATCAAAATCCACCTCCTGCGGGGTGCCATTGACCTTGACCTCCGCGACGGATTCGCCCAGGTAATCAAGGAAAAGCTCGGGTTCGCTGCTGCTGAGCTCGAGGCGGGTAGTCACGCGGTAGGTGGGGCTATCGAGTACCTCCGAGAGATCGAGGTGGAGGTGATAGGCG
This genomic stretch from Corynebacterium tuberculostearicum harbors:
- a CDS encoding ParB/RepB/Spo0J family partition protein yields the protein MAEQKQGGLGKGLAALIPSGPDAPTRKPRLGDSAADIILGNSTPQPGRKGGEGKRVKGAPTIQQGSGSKPSKKRQATPGPIGATYREISIGDIIPNPKQPRTVFDEDELGELVHSIREFGLLQPVVVRPSEEGGFELIMGERRWRASSKAGLATIPAIVRDTKDDNLLRDALLENIHRVQLNPLEEAHAYQQLLEEFGVTQNELADRIGRSRPQVTNMLRLLKLPVEVQKRVAAGTLSAGHARALLSLDDTEAMEYIANRIIAEGLSVRATEEAVTLYKRDGKPAESKKKQPAPQPQYFTDSAERLSDRFDTKVTVTMGKRKGKMVVEFGDQEDFERIMALIEGQH
- a CDS encoding N-acetylmuramoyl-L-alanine amidase, yielding MNRVLRVGDTSVRVAEARATLARLGLLSDFKGELSAWKKQKYSESDKSFDANLSEVLKAFQQSRGIVPTGEIDDLTLRELRQASYTLGSRVLSYEPANELVGDDISQLQQQLQELGFYQQRVDGHFGTNTHAALKEYQHNCGLQEDGVCGPATIRALGLLGRRITGGSAHNIQERERVRNAGPKLAGKRVVIDPALSGGDAGQLVKGRFGDISEQEILWDLTQRIEGRMIAAGMETIISRPRTSDADVKSRAELANAFDADMVISLACDSYPNEKANGVATFYFGSESGNSSLIGETLSGFIQREIVARTELLDCGNHGRTWDLLRLTQMPVIQIVLGYLTNPEDLKILTSPSCRDDIAEAIVIAVKRMYLMEQDTAVTGTYKFSELLQAEQS
- the trxA gene encoding thioredoxin, which gives rise to MSNVKKVTTDTFRKDVIESDKPVVVDFWAEWCGPCKKLSPILEEVAEELDGQVTVAKVNVDEERNLGAMFQIMSIPNVLIFNHGEKVDEFVGLRSKDDIVAQVKKQL
- the trxB gene encoding thioredoxin-disulfide reductase, which encodes MTVHDVAIVGSGPAGYTAALYAARAELNPIVFEGFEYGGELMNTTEVENYPGFQKGIMGPELMEEMRAQAIRFGADLRMEVVDSVELEGDIKKLHVGDELFEARTVILATGAAPRHLGVPGEEELSGRGVSTCATCDGFFFKGHNIAVIGGGDSAMEEATFLTKFADSVTIVNRSENFRASKIMLERAQANEKIKWETNKVVEEVIEADGKVGGLKLKDVTNGETSTLDVTAMFVAIGHDPRSSFLNDQVKLNDNGYVVVKQPTTKTSLPGVFACGDLVDDHYQQAITAAGSGCRAAIDAEHFLAENR
- a CDS encoding RNA polymerase sigma factor, yielding MTLSHDRSDEELVDAFIEGDNKAFSTIVERHRTRLTTVARRYTRNDHDAQDVVQEAFLRASCNLHSYRRESALSTWLHRLVKNSGYDYLNHRSNRENASLDAEDFDDDRNPLLAHNPSENLAEQLAVREAMQLLREDQREALVLTDVAGFRVGEVATAQGVKPGTIKSRRARAREVLRAAMG